The genomic DNA TCACGCACACCGTCATGGTGAGACGGCATGCGCGACTCGGTCCTCTTCGCTGCCGCTGTCGCCGGTGCGGGCCGTTACGCTGCGCCACTGGCGCGGCGGCGTGCCGACCTGCGGACCAGGATCAGCCCGGCCACTCCGGCCGCGCTCGCCGCCAGTGCCGTGCCCGTCCCGAAGCCGGAGCCGCTCTCCGAGCTGACGGTCTCCATGGTCGGAACGCCACCGCCACCGGCGGGGACCGCACCGGAGGGCTGGTTGCCCTTGTCCTCACCGGACCACGAGGAGCCCTCGCTGCCGCTCTGGCCGCTCTGGCTTGCCTGACCGCCCTGACCGCCCTGACCGCCCTGGCCGCTCTGGCCGCTCTGGCTTCCCTGACCGCCCTGACCGTCCTGACCGCTCTGACCTTCCTGACCGCCCTCGCCTGCCTGGTTGCCCTGGCTGCCCTGGCTGCCCTGGCGTCCCTGGTTCCGGTCCTGGCGCTCGCAGTCGATGGTGAAGGTCTTCTGCTTCAGGCCGACCGGAACCACCCACTGGAGCTGGTACGTGCCGTCCGGCAGCAGGTATTCCTGGCTGATGGCCCTGCCCTGGGAGAGGGCGAGGGTGCCGACCAGGGTGTCCCCGGGGGGCACGGTCGGGGGCTGTGCGGTGACCGTGAACGGAACCGCCGGCAGGGTCTCGAAGTTGGCCGCGACCAGCTTGAACGCGCAGACCGGGGCCCCGTCGCGGTTGTTGCCGCGCTGCTGGCCGGCCGACTGGACACTCAGGTCGCCGCTGTCGCCCGGGGCCGCGTACGCCGCGGGCGCTGCGGCCAGGGTGAGTCCTGCGACGGCGAGGGCCGCGGCCACCGCGGTACCGGTGCGGGTGCCGCGTGAGCGGACGGAGGCGGAGATGGGCATGGAAGCTCCTTCTAGCCGAGATGATTGTCGTACTGATCACCTGATCGCCCAAGAGATCCCACGAAATGCCCCAAAAGCTCATAAAGACACAAGCGAAATCACGGAAGTACCCTGACTAGCCGATACAGGGGATGGGTTGTCCGGATGACAGGACCGCCTCTGCGCGCCCACCACGAGTGGCCTTCCACCCGCGCCCGCCACGGGCGGCCAGTCCACGCGCGCTCCCCACGCGCGCCCACCACCCGCGCTCCCCACCCACGCCCACCACACGCGGACGGGCCACCCGCTCCCGCGCGGATGGCCCGTCCGTGTCCCGTCACCCGGTCGCGGCCGCGACCGGGGCCGAAAGGGTGCCGCCTCAGCCGAGCAGCTCCACCTCCGCCAGGGTCGCCGGGCCGTCGAGCACCAGCCGGTACTTCGCGTAGGCGCCCGGCCGGTCCACCGAGAACACCCGGGTCTGCTGGTCCCAGGCGAAGGTCTGCGCGGACCGCTTGTCGAGGTCCGTCCACGCCGTGCCGTCCGAGGACCCCTGCAGGACCCAGCCGCTCGGGGCCCCGTCCGCCGCGGCCGAGGTCAGCGTGTACTGGAGAGCCTTCGTCGCCGTACCCACCGGCAGGTCCACCGACTCGGCGGTCGCGGAGGTCGCCGACGTGTTGTCGAAGAGGGCGCCTCTGCCCTTCAGCACATCACCCCGCGGCGACGGAACCCTGTCGTCCTCGGTGATGGACACCGGGGCCGCGTCCTTCCCCGTGCCCCAGGCGGACGGCCGGGAGCCCATGTCGAACTCCAGGGTGCCGCCCCCGGCCAGCAGGGCGTGGGGGAGCGAAGTGGAGGTCCACTTCTTGCCGTTGACCTTCAAGCCCTGAACGTAGATGTTCCTCGTGCTGTTCTTCGGAGCGCTGACCACCAGCTTGCGGCCGTTCTCCAGGCGCACGGTCGCCTTCGTGAAGAGCGGCGAGCCGATCGCGTACTCGCCACTGCCCATCACCAGCGGGTAGAAGCCGAGCGAGGAGAACAGGAACCACGCCGACTGCTCACCGTTGTCCTCGTCGCCGTGGTAGCCCTGCCCGATCTCGCTGCCCGTGTAGAGGCGGCCGAGGACCTCGCGCACCTTCTCCTGCGTCCGGAAGGGCCGCGAGGCCGCGTTGTACATGTACGTGGCGTGGTGGGCGACCTGGTTGCTGTGGCCGTACTGGCCCATCCGTACGTCACGCGCCTCCGTCATCTCATGGATGACGCCCCCGTACGAGCCGGTGAACTCCGGTCCGGCGGTCTCCGGAGTGGAGAAGTAGGTGTCCAGCTTCTCGCCCAGACCGGCCCGCCCGCCGTACAGGTTCGCCAGGCCCCGGCTGTCCTGCGGGGCGGTGAAGGCGTAGCCCCAGCCGTTGGTCTCCGTGTAGTCGTAGCCCCAGACCCGCGGGTCGTACTGGCCGGAGGGGAGACGCCAGTCGCCCTTGGCGTCCCTGCCCTGGAAGAAGCCGGCCTTGTCGTCGAAGAGCTTGACGTAGTTGCGGGCGCGGTTGAGGAAGTACGCGGACTCCTCCTTGTACCGCTCCTTCTTCGTCTTTCGGTGGAGCGCCTTGCCCATCTGCGCGATGCCGTAGTCGTTGAGGTAGCCCTCCAGCGACCAGGACAGGCCCTCGTGCGTGGTGGTGTCGGCGTACCCGGTGAAGACGGAGGTCCGCATGCCCTTGCGGCCGACGCCGGAGGACGGCGGGACCACCGTGGCGTTCTTGACCGCCGCGTCGTAGGCCGCCTCCGCGTCGAACTTCACGCCCTTGACGTACGCGTCGGCGAACGCCACGTCCGAACTGGTGCCGGTCATCAGGTCCGCGTAACCGGGCGAGGACCAGCGGGAGATCCAGCCGCCGTCCTTGTACTGCTGGACGAAGCCGTCCACCATCTCGCCCGCCTTCTTCGGAGTGAGGAAGGAGTAGGCGGGCCACGTCGTGCGGTAGGTGTCCCAGAAGCCGTTGTTGACGTACACCTTGCCGTCGACGATCTTCGCGCCGGTGTGGGTCGGGGTGTCGGTGCCGGTCCGCGGGGAGAAGGGGCTGGCGTATCTGCTCTTCCCGTCGACCTGCTCGAAGCCCGAATTCGGGTACAGGTACAGCCGGTACAGGCTGGAGTAGAGCGTCGTCAGCTGGTCGGCGTTCGCGCCCTCGACCTCCACTTTGCCCAGGATGCCGTCCCACGCCTTCCGCGCCCGGCTCTCGACGCGGTCGAAGGAGGTGGACGCCGGGAGCTCCATGGCGAGGTTCTGCTCGGCCTGGTCGAGGCTGATCAGCGAGGTGGCCAGCCGCAGGCCGACCGTACGGTCCTTGCCCGCGTCGAACCGGAAGAAGCCGGTGACGTCGTCACCGCCGCCGCCCTTGAGCCGTCCGCTGTCGGTGACCGGCGCGTCGAACGCCCCGTACACGAAGAGCCGGGTCGCTCCTGTCGAGCCGCCGCTCCGGACATCCGAATAGCCGGAGAAGGAACCGGACTTCGCGTCGAGCGTCAGACCGCCGTCGTTCGACACGTTGTCGAAGACGATGCTCGCGTCCTTGCCCGGATACGTGAACCGCATCCGCGCCGCGTGGTCGGTCGGCGTCATCTCGGCCTTGAGGCCGTTCTCGAACGTCACGCCGTAGTAATGCGGCTTCGCCGTCTCGTTCCCGTGGCGGAAGGGCAGCGCGCGTGCCGTGCGCGAGGCGTCCGGGGTGCCCGCCTTCGCCGAGGGCATCAGCTGGAAGGTCTGGCGGTCGCCCATCCAGGGGCTCGGCTCGTGGCTGGCGCTGAAGGCCTGGAGTGTGGGCAGGTTGTCCTCGTTGTTGCCGCGTGCGTAGTCGTACAGCCAGCTCGTGGAGCCGGCGTTGGTGACCGGCGTCCAGAAGTTGAATCCGTGGGGGACGGCGGTGGCCGGGATGTTGTTGCCGCGCGAGAAGCCGCCGCTGGAGTTGGTGCCGCGGGTCGTCAGCGCGTAGTCCGACAGATGCGCCCTGCGCTTCTCGGGAACCTTCGGGGCGATCGTGATGTCGTCGATCCAGCCCTGGAACTTCGCGGGGCCCTCGGGGGAGTCGTACGCCACCAGAATCCGGTCGACGGTCCGGCCCGCCGCGACCGTTCCGATGCGCGAGGAGACCGTGTTCCACTGGTTGACGTAGAGCCGCTTGGCGTCGGCCTGGCCCTGGGGGGTCAGCGCACCGCCGTGGGAGTCGGTGGCCTTCAGCCCGCTCAGATAGGTGCCGTCGGTGAAGGCGAGGTCCACCGCGACATGCGTCGCCGGGTAGGAGAGGTCGGTCTCGCCCATCTGCGGATACACCAGGTAGGAGAGCTGGGTGTCCTTGGTGACGGCCGTGTTCACGTCGAAGACCTTGTTGTACGAGTACGCCCGGCCGCCCGGCTTGTGCGTACCCGCGTACCGGAGCGCCTTCCGCCCGGTGAATCCCGCACCCGACTTGGCGGTGGGCGAGCCGGAGGGGCCCCGGTCGGCCTGGCTGCGCATGTCGTCGGGGGCCGGGGCGGAGGTGTCGCCGTCGGAGAACTGGACGTCAGCGAGCTGGGTCGCGTCCGTGGCGCCGTTGTTCTTCGTGATCTCCAGCCGGAAGTGCTGGTACGCCCTGTCGGCGGTGAAGTCGTACGACGTGGTCTGGAGCCGCTTCGGGAAGGTCTGCCCGGTCAGGGTGTCCAGGTCGGTCCAGGTCCGGCCGTCCGCGGAGCCCTTCAGGGTCCAGTCCTTCGGGTCCCGCTCGGCGTGGTCGTTGGCCGAGGTCAGCGCGTATGTCACGACCTTGACCGGTTCGGCCAGATCGAACTCGATCCAGCCGGACGGCTCGAACGCCAGCCATTTGGTGCCGGGTTCGCCGTCGGTCAGATTCTCCTTGACCTCGCCGCCGCCGGTGTTCTCGCCGCTGGCGCGCAGATCCGTCACCTTGTCGGTGACATTGCCGGGTATCCCGGCGGCGAACCCGCCGTCGACGCCCGAGGCCCTCGGCCTGCCGTCCGGGCCCTCCTCCACGGTGTTGCGCCAGTCCGGCTGCTTCTCGTCCGCCTCGAACGAGGAACTGAACGTTCGCTCACCGGACGGCTTTTGGGGCGTTCCGGCCGGTTGTGCGGCGGCGGCCGTGGGGACCGCCAGCACCAGAGCGAGCGATGCCGCGATGGTGGCGGCTGTGTGGCTTCGTCTCTTTCGAGAGCTTTGGTGGAGACCACGTGGTGGCTGCATGCCGAGCCATTCCTCCCCGGAAGCGTGCTGGACAACGTTGTCATAGCGCGATGCAAGGTCCAGTAGGGAGCCCAGTGGTCGGATGTGTCAAGGGTGTTGCAAGGGATTGCCCAGGTGAATCGACCGTAATGCGGAAATAGGTGCCACGGGATCGGGGCGCACGGTGCCGAGGTGTCCACGAGGTCTCAACTCGGGAAAGACTGCTGTCCAAACCGGTATTCGATCTTGCTCAGTTGGCAACAAGTGGACTATACCTGTCGGCACCCGCGCAGCCGATTCATACGGTTGCGCGGCGGGGGGACGGGGGATGTTCGCGGGGACGCCGAGGTGTTCGCGCTGTACGGTCATCTCCCCATACCCCGCGGCACGTCAATGCCGGTACATATGTGTTTGACCCAAGCGCAACTGACCGCGGTGGCGGGGCCCTTCGCCTGAGGCGAATCATTACGGGTGACCGGCACACCGCCTGAGTCCTGGAGAAGGCGAGGACTTGAGCATGGGATCCACCTCCGCCCACAACAATGAGGGCCTTGGCCGTCGCGATCTGATCAAGCGGTCTGCCGCACTCGGCCTGATCGCTGTTCCGACGATGAGTTTCCTGTCCGCCTGCGCGAGCGGAGACAGCGGAAGCGACGACAAGGTCGAAAAGGGCACGAAGTCCGCCAAGAATCCGCTGGCGGTCAATGAGAGCGCCCCCCTCGAACTGGTCATCTTCGACGGTGGATACGGCACGAAGTACGCCGAGGACGCCCAGGCGTCCTACGAGAAGGCCTTCCCCAAGGCGAAGGTCACCTTCTCCAAGACGCAGAAGATCCAGTCCGTGCTGCAGCCGCGCTTCAACGGCGGCACGCCTCCGGACCTGATCGACAACTCCGGTGCCCAGCAGATGGACATGGGCGTGCTGGTCGGGAAGGGGCAGCTCGCGGACCTCACCGCGCTGCTCGACGCGCCCTCCCTCGACGACCCGGCCAAGAAGGTCCGTGACACGCTGCGTCCGGGCATCGTCGAGATGGGTCAGTTCGACGGCGACCCGTGCTGGATCCTCTACTACGCGTACACCGTCTACGGTGTCTGGTACTCCCAGACCGCGCTGGACAAGCTCGACGCGCAGTACCCGGAGAACTGGGACGACATGCTCGCGCTCTGCGCGAAGGCCAAGAAGCAGGGGATCGCGGGCTGGACCTACCCCGGCAAGCACCCCTACTACCTGCCCTTCTCGCTCTACCCCTTCATCGCCAAGATCGGCGGCGTCGCGGTCCTCGACGCGATCGACAACCTGGAGCCGAAGGCCTGGGAGCACCCCGCCGTCAAGGCGGCCTTCGAGGCGTACTACGAGCTCTACGCCAAGGGCTACATCCTCAAGGGCACCCCGGGCCTGGACCACCGCGGCTCGCAGGGCGCCTGGGCCCGCGGCAAGGCGCTGTTCATCCCGAACGGCTCCTGGGTCGAGAACGAGGAAGCGGCGATCATCCCCAAGGACTTCAAGCTGTCCGTGGGTGCTCCCTCCAGCCTCGACTCGTCCGACAAGCTGCCCTTCGGCACCATGTGGGCATCCGGCGGCGAGCCCTTCATCGTCCCGGCGAAGGCGAAGAACCCCGAGGGCGGCATGGAGCAGCTGCGCATCATGCTCAGCGAGGCGTCCTCCAAGGTCTTCACCTCCAGCAGCAAGTCCCTGTCGGCCTTCAACGGCGGCACCGAAGGCATCGAGCTGTCGGACGGCCTGAAGGCGGGCGTCGCCGCCCTGGAGAAGGCCGGCACCAATGTGGTCAACCCGCGCCTGCAGGACTGGTACGTGAAGCTCCAGAAGGAGCAGATCGGTGTCGCCGCGCTCGGCGAGATGATGGCCGGCCGCGCCAACCCGGCGGAGACCATCAAGAAGATCCAGGCCTTCGCGGACGCGGCGGCCAAGGACCAGTCCATCAAGCACTACAAGCACCAGTGACAATGCGTCACCAGCGGCGGCAGCGCAGGAAGGTCGGAGTCGGTAACGATGCAACACGGTAAATACCGGTTCATAGTCGGGTTCTTGGTGGTGCCGATGGCGTTGTACGTCATCTTCGTCATCTGGCCGTTCATCCAGTCCATCTACTACTCGTTCACGGACTGGACGGGTCTGAGCCCCGACTTCAAGATGGTCGGCTTCGACAACTACACCAAGATGTTCGATGACGACGTCTTCTGGAAATCCCTGCAGCACAGTGTGCTGCTGGCGGTGCTGCTGCCGCTGGTGACGCTCGGCCTGGCGCTCTTCTTCGCCTTCATGCTCAATGTGGGCGGGCGGCGGCGCAGGGGCGCCGCCATCGCGGGTGTGCGTGGCTCGGGCTTCTACAAGATCGCCTACTTCTTCCCCCAGGTGCTCTCGATCGCGATCGTGGCCATCCTGTTCCAGTTCGCCTTCGACCCGGCCCAGGGCATGATCAACGGCACGCTCAAGGCCTTCGGCTTCGAGGACGTGCCGGACTGGCTGGGCGACCCCCAGCTGGCCCTGTGGTGCATCTCCGCGGTCCTCGTCTGGTGCACGGTCGGCTTCTTCGTGGTGCTGTTCTCCGCGGGCATGGCCTCCATCCCCAAGGACTTCTACGAGGCGGCGCTGCTGGACGGCGCGAGCCGCTTCACGACCTTCTTCCGGATCACGCTGCCGCTGCTGTGGGACACGGTCCAGTCCGGCTGGGTCTACATGGGCATCCTGGCGCTGGGCGCCGAGGGCTTCGCCGTCGTGCACATCATGAGTGTCGGTCCCGGTGGGCCGGACTACTCGACGACCGTCCTGCCGCTGTACGTGTACCAGGCGGCGTTCCGTGACGGACAGGCGGGCTATGCGACCACGATCGGTGTCGCCCTGCTCATCGTGACGCTGGCGTTCGCCGCCGTCGTGATGCGGCTGGGCCGGCGCGAGCGGCTGGAGTTCTGATGAAGACCACTGACACCCCTCCCACCGGCCCGTCCGGTCACCCGGGTCCCGCCGACTCCACCGGATCCTCGGGTCCCGGCGGGCCGGCCGTACCGGAGCAGCGCACCGGCGGGGTCCGCAGCGGCGGCTCCGCCCCGAGGAAGAGCGGCGAGGGCCACGTCCTCAACGTCTTCTCGCACGGGATGCTGATCCTCTGGGCCGTCATGGTCGTCATGCCGCTGTTCTGGGCGGTGATGTCCTCCTTCAAGAGCGACACGGACATCTTCAACTCCCCCTGGTCGCTGCCCGACTCGCTGGACTTCTCCAGCTGGGGCAGGGCCTGGAACCAGGCCAACATGAGCGAGTACTTCCTCAACACCATCCTGGTGGTGGGAGGGTCGCTCGTCGGCACGCTGGTCCTGGGATCGATGGCCGCCTATGTGCTCGCCCGCTTCGAGTTCCCCGGCAACCGGTTCATTTACTTCTTGTTCGTCGGCGGGATGAGCTTCCCCGTCATGCTGGCGCTGGTCCCGCTGTTCTACGTCCTGGACAATCTGGGGCTGCTGAACACGATCCACGGCCTGATCCTCGTGTACATCGCGTACTCGCTGCCGTTCACCGTGTTCTTCCTGACCTCGTTCTTCCGTACGCTGCCGACCTCGATCGCGGAAGCCGCGATCATCGACGGCGCCTCGCACACCCGTACGTTCTTCCAGGTCATGCTGCCGATGGCCAAGCCCGGTCTGATCAGCGTCGGTATCTTCAATTTCCTGGGCCAGTGGAACCAGTACATGCTGCCCACGGTGCTGAACACCGACCCGGACAAGAGAGTGCTCGCGCAGGGGCTGGTCGAGCTGGCGGCCAGCCAGGGATACAAGAGCGACTATTCCGGTCTCTTCGCCGGTCTGGTGATCGCGATGCTTCCTGTTCTGGGGGCGTACATCATTTTCCAGCGGCAGGTCGTTTCGGGTATGACGGCGGGCGCTCTGAAGTAATTCCGGCCCCTCGCTCTCCGCGTTCGCGCATTCCGTGCGGACGGTGAATGCCCCGGCAGGTACATCCGCCGGGGCATTTCCCCGTTCACCTGGGGTTTCCTCCCGCACCGGAGGCGGGCGGTGTGCCGCGCCCGCCTCCCTCCAGGCCCTGCGCGCTCAGGTCTTGACGGGAGGTACCCCCGAACGTTCATCTTAGAGTTCACATGTTGGAGAAAAGTCGGGGTCTCATTGGTACGGCGCCGACCGGGACGGCCTTCCGCGCCGTCCGCCAAGGGCAGGAGTGGATGAGTCGATGGAGACTCCCGGGTCGCAGACGTCTCTGCATCGGGCCAACCTTGAGCGGGTCGTACGAGCCGTACGGATGGCCGGGTCGCTCACCCAGGCGGAGATCGCCAGGAGCACCGGCCTCTCCGCAGCCACCGTCTCCAATATCGTCCGCGAGCTGAAGGACGGCGGAACGGTCGAGGTGACCCCCACGTCGGCGGGCGGCCGCCGGGCCCGCAGCGTCTCGCTCAGCGGGGACGCGGGCATCGTCGTCGGGGTCGACTTCGGCCATACCCATCTGCGGGTGGCCGTCGGCAATCTGGCCCACCAGGTGCTGGCGGAGGAGTCCGAGCCGCTGGACGTCGATGCCTCGTCCGCGCAGGGCTTCGGGCGGGCGGAGACGCTGGTCAGGCGTCTGATCGGGAACACCGGGATCAGCCCGGAGAAGGTGATCGGCGTCGGTCTCGGTGTCCCCGGCCCCATCGACGTCGAGTCCGGCACCCTGGGCTCCACCTCGATCCTGCCGGGCTGGACGGGCATCAATCCGAGCCAGGAGCTCGCCGGACGGCTCGGCGTTCCGGTGTACGTCGACAACGACGCCAACCTCGGGGCGCTGGGCGAGCTGGTCTGGGGGAGCGGACGAGGGGTCCGGGACCTGGCGTACATCAAGGTCGCGAGCGGTGTCGGCGCCGGTCTGGTGATCGACGGGACCATCTACCGGGGCCCCGGCGGCACGGCCGGCGAGATCGGGCACATCACGCTCGACGAGTCGGGGCCGGTGTGCCGCTGCGGGAACCGGGGCTGCCTGGAGACCTTCACGGCCGCCCGGTACGTCCTGCCCCTGCTCCAGCCCAGCCACGGGCCCGACCTCACCATGGAGCGGGTGGTCCAGCTGGCCCGGGAGGGCGACCCGGGCTGCCGCCGGGTGGTGGGTGACGTGGGGCGGCACATCGGCAGTGGGGTGGCCAATCTGTGCAACCTGCTCAACCCCAGCCGGGTGGTGCTCGGCGGCTCCCTGGCGGAGGCCGGGGAGCTGGTGCTCGGGCCGATCCGCGACTCGGTGTCCCGGTACGCCATCCCCAGCGCGGCGCGGCAGCTCTCGGTGCTGCCCGGGGCGCTCGGCGGGCGGGCGGAGGTGCTGGGCGCGCTGGCCCTGGTGCTCAGCGAGATGGGGGATTCAACCCTTTTGGAGAACACCTTTCCCGCAGGCACTCCTGCCTTCACTTAGATAATGAATGGCACCGTTGTCATCTCGTTAAGAATTTACTCCTTGACGCTGGCGTTGCGGCCGAGTTGACTTCCGTCCACCTCGGCCGCGACGTTGCGGCCACGTCAGGGAGGCAAACCCCCATGAGCGCAATGACGCGACGCATCGTCATCGGCACGGCAGCCCTTTCCATGGCCGTCTCCCTCGCCGCCTGCGGCAAGGCCGGCGATGACGCGGAGTCGGGCAGCGGAGGCGACAGCAAGACCATCGGCCTGCTGCTGCCGGAGAACAAGACGACGCGTTACGAAACGTTCGACCGCCCCATCATGGAGGCGAAGATCAAGGAACTGTGCGACGACTGCGAGGTCAAGTACAACAACGCCGCACAGGACACCGAGACGCAGAAGAAGCAGTTCGACGCGCTGGTCACGCAGGGTGTGAAGGTCATCATCCTGGACTCCGTCGACTACAAGGCCACCAAGTCCTGGGTGCAGCAGGCGGAGAAGAAGGGCGTCAAGGTCGTCGCGTACGACCGGCTCGCCGAAGGCCCGATCTCGGCGTACGTCTCGTACGACAACGAGAAGATCGGCCGCCTCCAGGGTGAGGGTCTGGTCAAGGCGCTGGGCGCCCAGGCCAAGGAAAGCAACGTTGTCATGATCAACGGATCGCCCACCGACCCGAACGCGCCGCTGTTCAAGAAGGGCGCCCACAGCGTCCTGGACACCCAGGTCAAGAAGGTCGTCTACGAGCAGGACATCCCGGACTGGTCGTCGGACGAGGC from Streptomyces sp. NBC_00654 includes the following:
- a CDS encoding carbohydrate ABC transporter permease — its product is MKTTDTPPTGPSGHPGPADSTGSSGPGGPAVPEQRTGGVRSGGSAPRKSGEGHVLNVFSHGMLILWAVMVVMPLFWAVMSSFKSDTDIFNSPWSLPDSLDFSSWGRAWNQANMSEYFLNTILVVGGSLVGTLVLGSMAAYVLARFEFPGNRFIYFLFVGGMSFPVMLALVPLFYVLDNLGLLNTIHGLILVYIAYSLPFTVFFLTSFFRTLPTSIAEAAIIDGASHTRTFFQVMLPMAKPGLISVGIFNFLGQWNQYMLPTVLNTDPDKRVLAQGLVELAASQGYKSDYSGLFAGLVIAMLPVLGAYIIFQRQVVSGMTAGALK
- a CDS encoding carbohydrate ABC transporter permease produces the protein MQHGKYRFIVGFLVVPMALYVIFVIWPFIQSIYYSFTDWTGLSPDFKMVGFDNYTKMFDDDVFWKSLQHSVLLAVLLPLVTLGLALFFAFMLNVGGRRRRGAAIAGVRGSGFYKIAYFFPQVLSIAIVAILFQFAFDPAQGMINGTLKAFGFEDVPDWLGDPQLALWCISAVLVWCTVGFFVVLFSAGMASIPKDFYEAALLDGASRFTTFFRITLPLLWDTVQSGWVYMGILALGAEGFAVVHIMSVGPGGPDYSTTVLPLYVYQAAFRDGQAGYATTIGVALLIVTLAFAAVVMRLGRRERLEF
- a CDS encoding GH92 family glycosyl hydrolase; translated protein: MQPPRGLHQSSRKRRSHTAATIAASLALVLAVPTAAAAQPAGTPQKPSGERTFSSSFEADEKQPDWRNTVEEGPDGRPRASGVDGGFAAGIPGNVTDKVTDLRASGENTGGGEVKENLTDGEPGTKWLAFEPSGWIEFDLAEPVKVVTYALTSANDHAERDPKDWTLKGSADGRTWTDLDTLTGQTFPKRLQTTSYDFTADRAYQHFRLEITKNNGATDATQLADVQFSDGDTSAPAPDDMRSQADRGPSGSPTAKSGAGFTGRKALRYAGTHKPGGRAYSYNKVFDVNTAVTKDTQLSYLVYPQMGETDLSYPATHVAVDLAFTDGTYLSGLKATDSHGGALTPQGQADAKRLYVNQWNTVSSRIGTVAAGRTVDRILVAYDSPEGPAKFQGWIDDITIAPKVPEKRRAHLSDYALTTRGTNSSGGFSRGNNIPATAVPHGFNFWTPVTNAGSTSWLYDYARGNNEDNLPTLQAFSASHEPSPWMGDRQTFQLMPSAKAGTPDASRTARALPFRHGNETAKPHYYGVTFENGLKAEMTPTDHAARMRFTYPGKDASIVFDNVSNDGGLTLDAKSGSFSGYSDVRSGGSTGATRLFVYGAFDAPVTDSGRLKGGGGDDVTGFFRFDAGKDRTVGLRLATSLISLDQAEQNLAMELPASTSFDRVESRARKAWDGILGKVEVEGANADQLTTLYSSLYRLYLYPNSGFEQVDGKSRYASPFSPRTGTDTPTHTGAKIVDGKVYVNNGFWDTYRTTWPAYSFLTPKKAGEMVDGFVQQYKDGGWISRWSSPGYADLMTGTSSDVAFADAYVKGVKFDAEAAYDAAVKNATVVPPSSGVGRKGMRTSVFTGYADTTTHEGLSWSLEGYLNDYGIAQMGKALHRKTKKERYKEESAYFLNRARNYVKLFDDKAGFFQGRDAKGDWRLPSGQYDPRVWGYDYTETNGWGYAFTAPQDSRGLANLYGGRAGLGEKLDTYFSTPETAGPEFTGSYGGVIHEMTEARDVRMGQYGHSNQVAHHATYMYNAASRPFRTQEKVREVLGRLYTGSEIGQGYHGDEDNGEQSAWFLFSSLGFYPLVMGSGEYAIGSPLFTKATVRLENGRKLVVSAPKNSTRNIYVQGLKVNGKKWTSTSLPHALLAGGGTLEFDMGSRPSAWGTGKDAAPVSITEDDRVPSPRGDVLKGRGALFDNTSATSATAESVDLPVGTATKALQYTLTSAAADGAPSGWVLQGSSDGTAWTDLDKRSAQTFAWDQQTRVFSVDRPGAYAKYRLVLDGPATLAEVELLG
- a CDS encoding ROK family transcriptional regulator, yielding METPGSQTSLHRANLERVVRAVRMAGSLTQAEIARSTGLSAATVSNIVRELKDGGTVEVTPTSAGGRRARSVSLSGDAGIVVGVDFGHTHLRVAVGNLAHQVLAEESEPLDVDASSAQGFGRAETLVRRLIGNTGISPEKVIGVGLGVPGPIDVESGTLGSTSILPGWTGINPSQELAGRLGVPVYVDNDANLGALGELVWGSGRGVRDLAYIKVASGVGAGLVIDGTIYRGPGGTAGEIGHITLDESGPVCRCGNRGCLETFTAARYVLPLLQPSHGPDLTMERVVQLAREGDPGCRRVVGDVGRHIGSGVANLCNLLNPSRVVLGGSLAEAGELVLGPIRDSVSRYAIPSAARQLSVLPGALGGRAEVLGALALVLSEMGDSTLLENTFPAGTPAFT
- a CDS encoding substrate-binding domain-containing protein, which gives rise to MTRRIVIGTAALSMAVSLAACGKAGDDAESGSGGDSKTIGLLLPENKTTRYETFDRPIMEAKIKELCDDCEVKYNNAAQDTETQKKQFDALVTQGVKVIILDSVDYKATKSWVQQAEKKGVKVVAYDRLAEGPISAYVSYDNEKIGRLQGEGLVKALGAQAKESNVVMINGSPTDPNAPLFKKGAHSVLDTQVKKVVYEQDIPDWSSDEANKKMGAAIDSLGKSGFRGVYSANDGMAGGIITALAKQGVKVPVGGQDAELAGLQRILKGDQSFTIYKQIKPEAETTAEVAVRLLKGEKIDDLTPVKVDSLTGEFKGIPAKLYDAQVVTKENIASTIIADKVYRTTDICTAEYKAACEAAGIK
- the ngcE gene encoding N-acetylglucosamine/diacetylchitobiose ABC transporter substrate-binding protein; this translates as MGSTSAHNNEGLGRRDLIKRSAALGLIAVPTMSFLSACASGDSGSDDKVEKGTKSAKNPLAVNESAPLELVIFDGGYGTKYAEDAQASYEKAFPKAKVTFSKTQKIQSVLQPRFNGGTPPDLIDNSGAQQMDMGVLVGKGQLADLTALLDAPSLDDPAKKVRDTLRPGIVEMGQFDGDPCWILYYAYTVYGVWYSQTALDKLDAQYPENWDDMLALCAKAKKQGIAGWTYPGKHPYYLPFSLYPFIAKIGGVAVLDAIDNLEPKAWEHPAVKAAFEAYYELYAKGYILKGTPGLDHRGSQGAWARGKALFIPNGSWVENEEAAIIPKDFKLSVGAPSSLDSSDKLPFGTMWASGGEPFIVPAKAKNPEGGMEQLRIMLSEASSKVFTSSSKSLSAFNGGTEGIELSDGLKAGVAALEKAGTNVVNPRLQDWYVKLQKEQIGVAALGEMMAGRANPAETIKKIQAFADAAAKDQSIKHYKHQ